Proteins from a genomic interval of Drosophila willistoni isolate 14030-0811.24 chromosome 2L unlocalized genomic scaffold, UCI_dwil_1.1 Seg139, whole genome shotgun sequence:
- the LOC6638209 gene encoding nuclear pore complex protein Nup75, whose product MDDDIPAFELGDKLAMRCGNTLTGVFVPGSKIALSAFHPVKWNSQDVPTDSAGRDPVLIYMAEEASLSDEPLLRSLLAEANSTFATLQQMGHMKVVNSEYLKISLTYRSIIRAFLEKVELAKKSIDVQPSQIKRYNEAIMVFYAVECLWHLFEILYMEQQQHNQLVVQKLLQWARFHFPQTEDRATDLLLMADEASDCDDYWPILRTLLMFGEVDVTRAILCQSRKAREPAYQAAELILKSMPVYKEGYALQKFLSQWEFWHLDLERKLQANIFASEPELEWLLQLVCGNNEQWNAGIKTSQDWYEFLPGYLLYTKPACKPFELRIVATSWLNRWSQLKPDWQMSNMSRMVMQLMEHDIKVFIYDSQKLNDTHWFSTHLIDLVYQSGHLKSYFEQNSLDLPALRHSMIYEYGSYLMTSKNLWQFGVDYLDCCQKEGEAAIELLLPRIPLKTERQAFKIISLARQRGLLGVEQEICKVLSKRSTQEGRHGNALEWAIRSKDVILVTAIADFILQHYSNTGIMLCPDVLASFGARMFISPRLVFLAKYYEFYELYRKREFLSAADLLVNLLDSKITPDYFWPSLLIDAVPMLESKDPKIFSQETVAILRHLETELVPLIERNKRKTATFSNQSSKTVFKDFRVENIEEILNLMRLACARNLSRALIIEKTLSL is encoded by the exons ATGGATGACGATATTCCTGCATTT GAACTTGGAGACAAATTAGCTATGCGGTGTGGCAACACTTTGACCGGCGTGTTTGTTCCCGGCTCAAAAATTGCATTGAGCGCATTTCACCCGGTTAAATGGAATTCACAAGATGTTCCAACCGATTCAGCTGGCAGGGACCCAGTGCTCATCTATATGGCCGAAGAGGCCTCCCTTTCGGATGAGCCATTGCTGCGTAGCTTGCTGGCCGAGGCAAATTCCACATTTGCCACTCTGCAACAGATGGGCCACATGAAGGTCGTCAATTCGGAATATTTGAAAATCTCCCTCACCTATCGCAGTATCATCAGAGCATTCTTGGAAAAGGTGGAGTTGGCCAAGAAGTCAATAGATGTTCAGCCATCGCAAATAAAGCGTTACAACGAAGCCATTATGGTATTCTATGCGGTGGAGTGTCTATGGCATCTCTTTGAGATTTTGTATAtggaacaacaacagcataaTCAATTGGTGGTCCAAAAATTACTGCAATGGGCACGTTTCCATTTCCCACAAACTGAAGATCGAGCCACTGATCTGCTCCTGATGGCCGATGAGGCTAGCGATTGCGATGACTATTGGCCTATCCTGAGGACTTTGCTAATGTTTGGTGAAGTGGATGTTACGCGTGCCATTCTCTGTCAGAGTCGCAAAGCCCGCGAACCGGCATATCAAGCAGCAGAGCTAATTCTTAAATCCATGCCCGTCTATAAGGAGGGATATGCTCTGCAAAAGTTTCTCTCCCAATGGGAGTTCTGGCATTTAGATCTGGAACGCAAATTGCAGGCTAATATATTTGCTTCCGAACCGGAACTGGAATGGTTACTCCAACTGGTTTGTGGCAACAATGAGCAATGGAATGCTGGCATTAAGACATCACAGGATTGGTATGAATTTCTGCCTGGTTATTTACTCTATACAAAACCTGCCTGTAAACCATTTGAGCTAAGGATTGTAGCCACCAGTTGGCTGAATCGTTGGTCTCAACTAAAGCCTGACTGGCAGATGAGCAATATGAGCCGCATGGTCATGCAATTGATGGAGCATGATATTAAGGTTTTCATCTATGATTCCCAGAAGCTAAATGATACTCATTGGTTTTCTACACATCTCATTGATTTGGTCTATCAATCGGGACATCTGAAGAGCTACTTCGAACAGAATTCCTT AGATTTACCCGCATTGCGTCATTCCATGATCTATGAGTATGGCAGTTACTTAATGACCTCAAAGAATCTTTGGCAATTTGGTGTGGATTATCTCGACTGTTGCCAGAAGGAAGGAGAAGCTGCCATTGAATTATTATTGCCACGCATTCCTCTGAAAACTGAACGTCAGGCTTTTAAAATTATCTCCTTAGCACGTCAGCGGGGATTATTGGGTGTAGAGCAGGAGATCTGTAAGGTCCTGTCTAAACGATCCACACAAGAGGGACGTCATGGGAATGCCCTGGAATGGGCCATACGATCCAAAGATGTTATTTTGGTGACTGCCATAGCTGACTTTATATTGCAG CATTACTCCAATACGGGTATAATGCTGTGTCCCGATGTATTGGCCAGCTTTGGAGCACGTATGTTTATCTCACCCAGATTGGTTTTTCTGGCCAAATACTATGAATTCTATGAACTTTATCGCAAACGTGAATTTCTCTCGGCGGCTGATCTTTTGGTTAATCTTCTAGACTCTAAAATAACACCAGATTA TTTCTGGCCATCTTTGCTAATTGATGCTGTTCCCATGTTGGAATCAAAAGATCCCAAAATCTTCTCTCAAGAGACGGTGGCTATATTAAGACACTTGGAGACGGAATTGGTTCCCCTCATAGAGCGTAATAAACGTAAAACGGCAACCTTTTCAAAT CAATCttcaaaaacagtttttaaagATTTTCGTGTGGAGAATATAGAGGAGATTCTAAATTTAATGCGTTTGGCCTGCGCCCGTAATCTTTCACGGGCTCTAATCATAGAAAAGACATTATCATTATGA